A region of Esox lucius isolate fEsoLuc1 chromosome 3, fEsoLuc1.pri, whole genome shotgun sequence DNA encodes the following proteins:
- the sntg1 gene encoding gamma-1-syntrophin isoform X1, which translates to MDFKTSNEEIKTGVYLLQDGNEEPFNIRLHLAKDILTIQEQDVICVSGEPFYSSERTVTIRRQTIGGFGLSIKGGAEHKIPVVISKISKEQKAELSGLLFIGDGILHINGINVRSYRHEEVVQVLRNAGEEVTLTVSFLKKTPAFLKLPLFEDCTCVPSDQSSGTSSPLCDSGLHLNYHPNNTDTLSCSSWPTSPGLRWEKRWVDLRLIPLLHSRLSQHIPGSDVCRKNAFQVVAVDGVCSGVITCPTAEDCLDWLQAIASNISALTKHNVKKINRNFPVNQQIIYMGWVDEKEQDSVQDRMYSPKFLALRGSSLFKFSAPPVTTWDWTRAEKSFSVYEIMCKILKDSDLLDKRKHCFSVQTECGEDLFYSVELECELLIWEKAFQMATFLEVERIQCKTYACIMESHLMGLTIDFSMGFVCFDAASKAVLWRYKFSQLKGSSDDGKSKIKFLFQNQDNKAIEAKELEFSNLFAVLHCIHAFFAAKVACLDPMFVESHGAITTAGGISGLTGVSCNTQTSKIKYTT; encoded by the exons ATAAAGACTGGGGTTTATCTGCTGCAAGATGGTAACGAGGAGCCTTTCAATATTCGACTGCACTTGGCTAAAGACATTCTGACGATTCAAGAGCAAGATGTCATCTGTGTGTCAGGAGAACCATTTTATTCAAGT GAGAGGACTGTAACGATCCGAAGACAGACAATTGGAGGTTTTGGTTTGAGCATCAAG GGAGGCGCAGAGCACAAAATCCCTGTTGTAATATCGAAAATATCAAAAGAGCAAAAGG CCGAACTGTCTGGGCTGCTGTTTATTGGTGATGGAATCCTCCAT ATAAATGGAATAAATGTTCGAAGCTATCGCCACGAGGAAGTG GTGCAGGTGTTGCGAAACGCCGGAGAGGAagtcacactgactgtctcttTCTTGAAGAAGACACCAGCTTTCCTGAAACTGCCCCTCTTTGAAGACTGCACTT GTGTCCCCAGTGACCAAAGCAGTGGAACGTCCTCCCCTCTGTGCGACAGTGGCTTACACTTGAACTACCATCCTAATAACACG GACACACTGTCCTGCTCATCTTGGCCCACGTCCCCTGGGCTCCGCTGGGAGAAGAGGTGGGTGGACCTGCGCCTtatccctctcctccactcccgTCTGTCACAGCACATTCCTGGCTCTGACGTCTGCAG GAAAAATGCTTTTCAAGTCGTAGCCGTGGATGGGGTTTGCAGTGGTGTCATCACATGTCCTACTGCTGAAGACTGCCTAGATTGGCTCCAAGCAATCGCAAGCAATATATCAGCGCTCACCAAGCACAAC GTGAAGAAGATAAACAGAAACTTTCCAGTTAATCAACAG ATTATCTACATGGGGTGGGTTGATGAGAAGGAGCAGGACTCCGTTCAGGACCGAATGTATTCTCCTAAGTTCCTCGCCCTACGGGGCTCCTCACTCTTTAAGTTCTCAGCACCTCCT GTGACAACATGGGACTGGACCAGGGCAGAGAAAAGCTTCTCTGTATATGAGATTATGTGTAAAATTTTAAAG GACAGTGACCTATTGGACAAGCGAAAGCACTGCTTCAGTGTCCAGACGGAGTGTGGAGAAGACCTGTTCTACAGCGTAGAGCTGGAGTGTGAGCTGCTCATTTGGGAGAAGGCATTTCAGATGGCTACGTTCCTGGAGGTGGAGAGAATACAG TGCAAAACATATGCTTGCATCATGGAGAGCCATCTGATGGGATTGACCATAGACTTCAGTATGGGCTTTGTCTGTTTCGATGCTGCTTCAAAG GCAGTGCTGTGGAGATACAAATTTTCCCAACTGAAAGGATCATCTGATGATGGGAAGAGCAAGATCaaatttctttttcaaaatcagGACAATAAAGCTATTGAAGCCAAG GAGCTGGAATTTTCTAATCTCTTTGCTGTGCTACACTGCATCCATGCGTTTTTCGCTGCCAAAGTTGCTTGCCTGGATCCAATGTTTGTGGAGAGCCATGGTGCCATCACTACCGCGGGGGGTATTTCCGGTCTCACTGGTGTCTCCTGTAATACACAGACATCCAAAATCAAGTACACCACCTGA
- the sntg1 gene encoding gamma-1-syntrophin isoform X2 translates to MDFKTSNEEIKTGVYLLQDGNEEPFNIRLHLAKDILTIQEQDVICVSGEPFYSSERTVTIRRQTIGGFGLSIKGGAEHKIPVVISKISKEQKAELSGLLFIGDGILHINGINVRSYRHEEVVQVLRNAGEEVTLTVSFLKKTPAFLKLPLFEDCTCVPSDQSSGTSSPLCDSGLHLNYHPNNTDTLSCSSWPTSPGLRWEKRWVDLRLIPLLHSRLSQHIPGSDVCRKNAFQVVAVDGVCSGVITCPTAEDCLDWLQAIASNISALTKHNVKKINRNFPVNQQIIYMGWVDEKEQDSVQDRMYSPKFLALRGSSLFKFSAPPVTTWDWTRAEKSFSVYEIMCKILKDSDLLDKRKHCFSVQTECGEDLFYSVELECELLIWEKAFQMATFLEVERIQCKTYACIMESHLMGLTIDFSMGFVCFDAASKDALAGIHLLEGGCNHRPATMNQLAARSPIAEDLRDETLSSNSG, encoded by the exons ATAAAGACTGGGGTTTATCTGCTGCAAGATGGTAACGAGGAGCCTTTCAATATTCGACTGCACTTGGCTAAAGACATTCTGACGATTCAAGAGCAAGATGTCATCTGTGTGTCAGGAGAACCATTTTATTCAAGT GAGAGGACTGTAACGATCCGAAGACAGACAATTGGAGGTTTTGGTTTGAGCATCAAG GGAGGCGCAGAGCACAAAATCCCTGTTGTAATATCGAAAATATCAAAAGAGCAAAAGG CCGAACTGTCTGGGCTGCTGTTTATTGGTGATGGAATCCTCCAT ATAAATGGAATAAATGTTCGAAGCTATCGCCACGAGGAAGTG GTGCAGGTGTTGCGAAACGCCGGAGAGGAagtcacactgactgtctcttTCTTGAAGAAGACACCAGCTTTCCTGAAACTGCCCCTCTTTGAAGACTGCACTT GTGTCCCCAGTGACCAAAGCAGTGGAACGTCCTCCCCTCTGTGCGACAGTGGCTTACACTTGAACTACCATCCTAATAACACG GACACACTGTCCTGCTCATCTTGGCCCACGTCCCCTGGGCTCCGCTGGGAGAAGAGGTGGGTGGACCTGCGCCTtatccctctcctccactcccgTCTGTCACAGCACATTCCTGGCTCTGACGTCTGCAG GAAAAATGCTTTTCAAGTCGTAGCCGTGGATGGGGTTTGCAGTGGTGTCATCACATGTCCTACTGCTGAAGACTGCCTAGATTGGCTCCAAGCAATCGCAAGCAATATATCAGCGCTCACCAAGCACAAC GTGAAGAAGATAAACAGAAACTTTCCAGTTAATCAACAG ATTATCTACATGGGGTGGGTTGATGAGAAGGAGCAGGACTCCGTTCAGGACCGAATGTATTCTCCTAAGTTCCTCGCCCTACGGGGCTCCTCACTCTTTAAGTTCTCAGCACCTCCT GTGACAACATGGGACTGGACCAGGGCAGAGAAAAGCTTCTCTGTATATGAGATTATGTGTAAAATTTTAAAG GACAGTGACCTATTGGACAAGCGAAAGCACTGCTTCAGTGTCCAGACGGAGTGTGGAGAAGACCTGTTCTACAGCGTAGAGCTGGAGTGTGAGCTGCTCATTTGGGAGAAGGCATTTCAGATGGCTACGTTCCTGGAGGTGGAGAGAATACAG TGCAAAACATATGCTTGCATCATGGAGAGCCATCTGATGGGATTGACCATAGACTTCAGTATGGGCTTTGTCTGTTTCGATGCTGCTTCAAAG GATGCACTTGCTGGCATCCACCTGCTTGAAGGAGGATGTAATCACCGGCCAGCAACCATGAATCAGCTTGCAGCCCGATCCCCAATCGCCGAAGATTTACGAGATGAGACCCTGTCCAGCAACTCTGGATGA
- the sntg1 gene encoding gamma-1-syntrophin isoform X3, with amino-acid sequence MDFKTSNEEIKTGVYLLQDGNEEPFNIRLHLAKDILTIQEQDVICVSGEPFYSSERTVTIRRQTIGGFGLSIKGGAEHKIPVVISKISKEQKAELSGLLFIGDGILHINGINVRSYRHEEVVQVLRNAGEEVTLTVSFLKKTPAFLKLPLFEDCTCVPSDQSSGTSSPLCDSGLHLNYHPNNTDTLSCSSWPTSPGLRWEKRWVDLRLIPLLHSRLSQHIPGSDVCRKNAFQVVAVDGVCSGVITCPTAEDCLDWLQAIASNISALTKHNVKKINRNFPVNQQIIYMGWVDEKEQDSVQDRMYSPKFLALRGSSLFKFSAPPVTTWDWTRAEKSFSVYEIMCKILKDSDLLDKRKHCFSVQTECGEDLFYSVELECELLIWEKAFQMATFLEVERIQCKTYACIMESHLMGLTIDFSMGFVCFDAASKTDTDKNGKIRPNKAKLWEGKRHRRTDK; translated from the exons ATAAAGACTGGGGTTTATCTGCTGCAAGATGGTAACGAGGAGCCTTTCAATATTCGACTGCACTTGGCTAAAGACATTCTGACGATTCAAGAGCAAGATGTCATCTGTGTGTCAGGAGAACCATTTTATTCAAGT GAGAGGACTGTAACGATCCGAAGACAGACAATTGGAGGTTTTGGTTTGAGCATCAAG GGAGGCGCAGAGCACAAAATCCCTGTTGTAATATCGAAAATATCAAAAGAGCAAAAGG CCGAACTGTCTGGGCTGCTGTTTATTGGTGATGGAATCCTCCAT ATAAATGGAATAAATGTTCGAAGCTATCGCCACGAGGAAGTG GTGCAGGTGTTGCGAAACGCCGGAGAGGAagtcacactgactgtctcttTCTTGAAGAAGACACCAGCTTTCCTGAAACTGCCCCTCTTTGAAGACTGCACTT GTGTCCCCAGTGACCAAAGCAGTGGAACGTCCTCCCCTCTGTGCGACAGTGGCTTACACTTGAACTACCATCCTAATAACACG GACACACTGTCCTGCTCATCTTGGCCCACGTCCCCTGGGCTCCGCTGGGAGAAGAGGTGGGTGGACCTGCGCCTtatccctctcctccactcccgTCTGTCACAGCACATTCCTGGCTCTGACGTCTGCAG GAAAAATGCTTTTCAAGTCGTAGCCGTGGATGGGGTTTGCAGTGGTGTCATCACATGTCCTACTGCTGAAGACTGCCTAGATTGGCTCCAAGCAATCGCAAGCAATATATCAGCGCTCACCAAGCACAAC GTGAAGAAGATAAACAGAAACTTTCCAGTTAATCAACAG ATTATCTACATGGGGTGGGTTGATGAGAAGGAGCAGGACTCCGTTCAGGACCGAATGTATTCTCCTAAGTTCCTCGCCCTACGGGGCTCCTCACTCTTTAAGTTCTCAGCACCTCCT GTGACAACATGGGACTGGACCAGGGCAGAGAAAAGCTTCTCTGTATATGAGATTATGTGTAAAATTTTAAAG GACAGTGACCTATTGGACAAGCGAAAGCACTGCTTCAGTGTCCAGACGGAGTGTGGAGAAGACCTGTTCTACAGCGTAGAGCTGGAGTGTGAGCTGCTCATTTGGGAGAAGGCATTTCAGATGGCTACGTTCCTGGAGGTGGAGAGAATACAG TGCAAAACATATGCTTGCATCATGGAGAGCCATCTGATGGGATTGACCATAGACTTCAGTATGGGCTTTGTCTGTTTCGATGCTGCTTCAAAG ACTGACACGGATAAAAATGGAAAGATACGGCCAAACAAAGCTAAACTTTGGGAAGGCAAGAGACACAGGAGGACAgataaataa